The DNA region ATCACGCCATCGACCGGCGGGGCCTCTCCGGCGACCGTGACCAGACCGGTGACCTGCACCATCGGATGCTTCGATCCGCCACAGCCGGAGGACGCCAGCAGACCCGCCGCTGCCGCCAACATGAGCAAGGATTTCACGGGACTTTCTACCTATGCGTCGTTGTGGGGTTGAGAGTTTCCCCGTTTTAGCCGATCGGTTCGAGGGGCTCTATCCTCGACGCCAGGAAAAGAATCACGTTGGCAACGCGTCGCCAGACCCTATCGCGGAGGGGGAACGGTTCCGTCGGTTTCTACCGGCGGCGTTTCGCCCACTTCGCCGTCGGCTCGCGAGCCGTACGAGTTGTACACGTAGTAGTTGATGTCTTCCGCAGCGAACTGCACGCTGCCATCGACAAGCGTAAAGTGCGACCCCCCTGGGTGACGGCTCTTAAAGCCGCAGGCGTGATACCAGAGGTCGTCGGTGATGGTGGCCGAGCCCGGGGGGATGAACGTATTGATTGGGATCGACGTGCTCGCGACGGGGTGGTTGCCGCCAAAAGCCGCGTTGTGTGCGCACTCGTTAGGGAGCGATTCGCCAACGATATAGGTCTTGGAGGTGCCGTCGGTCACTCTGGCGATAGTGATCTCGGGGAGCGCAGCGCGGTGCAGCATGCCGTAACCATCCTTCTTTTCGGTCGATCCGAAAGCGTTGCCGCGACAGCAGTACGAACCAATCTTAGGGCTGGCGCCGCAGAACTCACATCCGCGTGCCCCGCCACGTACGTTGCCGTCCGCGGTGTTGCCAACCGATCCGGGGTACGAGAGCGCTAGTGACCCCGCGATAGCCCGCGTGGTTGGGTACGGCGTGAGCGACCCAGTGTTCCGTCCTCGCATGCCCCCCACAAACGGGTTCGAGGCGATATCGTCGCTTGGGCAAAGTAACCCCGCGATGAGCTGCTTCGACGCCTGCGTGTTCGCGACGTTGTCCAGGTTCACGGTTAGGTTAAACTGGTCGTACTCATTCTGCGCCTCCATGTAGGGCAGGATCGCTACCACCCAGTTCGGCCCAGGAATCATCGAGCAACCAGTTCCATTGGTTGTTCTGCAAGGGGCGCCGGGCGGGAATTGGCCCTGGGCGTCGTGATAGTTGAGCAGGGCGATGCCGATCTGCTTGAGCTGATTTTGACACTGCGATCGGCGTGCGGCTTCTCGGGCGGCCTGCACTGCCGGGAGGAGCAACGCTACCAAGATGCCAATAATGGCGATGACCACCAGCAGTTCGACGAGCGTAAAGGCCCGTTTGCACACCGGCCGGACGGGACGCACTTTAGCGTGAAACATGGTCGTTCTTCCTTGGGAGTGGTTTGCCGAATTGCGGGTCGTGTTTGGGTGGGCGGCGATCCGTGGGAGCCGTTCTTAGGCGCTTAGCAACGTCCGTCGCAAGCGACGAGGCGTCAGGGTGGCGCAGAAAATCGCCGCCACGACTAGCGCGCTCGGTTCTGGAACCGCGGTGTTTCCGAGGGCGGCAAAGTTCAGCCCCCCTAGTCCGGCGTTCTGCAGGCCGGTGTGCAGGATGAATGCGTCTCGCAGGTCCGTCACACCGTCGAAGTTCAGATCCCCCTTGGCGTAGCTGTTCAGGTCCCCGACCAATCGGTTGTTCACTAGGTTTCGGTTCTCCCACCCCGCGAGGAAGGCGTTGGAGTCGAGCGAGTTGACCACCCCGTCCGGCAGGCCCCCAGCTCCCGTGAAGTCGCCCGGGATGGCGCTCAGCTTCGACGCGGCAAAGGCGTTGTCGGTCGCAAAGTTGAAGGGCCCTCGCTGCAGCCCGTTTGTGGTGGTTCCGATGACGAACATCGACATGTCATCCACAACGCCGGTGAAGAACTCGGTCGTGCCGACGGTCCCCGAGACCCCCGTGTTGGCGCCGATCACCAACGGGAAGTCCGAGTCGGCGTAGGCGCGGCTGTCGGTCGCAACTGCGACGCCGTTTACGTAGAGGACAGACAGGTTGCCGGCGGGGTTGACGAGCTCAACGTGCGACCACGCGTTCGTGGCGGCCGCCAAGGTGGAGGTGGTGCTGGTGCCGCCGTAGTTCATCTGCCAGAGGCCGGCGGCGGTGATGGTGACGCCGTGCTGGTTCGAGTCTTGCACGACCCGCTGGAGCGTGCCGACCGCGCTCGGGCGGACCCAGAGCTGGAAGCCCCGGTTGTTGAGGCCGCTGTAGTCGAGGTTGCCGCCGCCGGCGGTGGACGAGGCCGTCAGCGAGGGGCGATTCAGGTTCGCGCCGCTGAGGAAGCTGGCGCCGTCGAGCGTGATTCCTACGGCGCCGGCCGCGGCGCCGGGTCGGCTGAGGGCGCCCGCGCCCGTGGACGAAACGTTGGCGTACGTCGCCGCGCCGGACGCCGCCAGGTCCTGAAAGGTGCCCGTCA from Pirellulimonas nuda includes:
- a CDS encoding DUF1559 domain-containing protein, whose translation is MFHAKVRPVRPVCKRAFTLVELLVVIAIIGILVALLLPAVQAAREAARRSQCQNQLKQIGIALLNYHDAQGQFPPGAPCRTTNGTGCSMIPGPNWVVAILPYMEAQNEYDQFNLTVNLDNVANTQASKQLIAGLLCPSDDIASNPFVGGMRGRNTGSLTPYPTTRAIAGSLALSYPGSVGNTADGNVRGGARGCEFCGASPKIGSYCCRGNAFGSTEKKDGYGMLHRAALPEITIARVTDGTSKTYIVGESLPNECAHNAAFGGNHPVASTSIPINTFIPPGSATITDDLWYHACGFKSRHPGGSHFTLVDGSVQFAAEDINYYVYNSYGSRADGEVGETPPVETDGTVPPPR